Sequence from the Castanea sativa cultivar Marrone di Chiusa Pesio chromosome 12, ASM4071231v1 genome:
TTTGCCGTAATCCCCAAGTGGTGTTGTTTGTCTTTAGCACCCAATGATTATCAAAGTTAACATAAAGCTAAATTTAATTGAACTTCATAAACTCAACAAAAGGTAATATTAATCTACAATTGTCTACTAAACCACAAGCTaacataaagataaattttttgatacatCACTATTATTGGCATCATTATTCAAAAAGTTACATCAAGGTAACAACAAATaggctttttttgttttgccaGCATACATAAACACACCAAAACAAACTACAAAAAATAGCCATAACCCTATTGATGCCTACTTCAGCTTCTTCACAACTATTTTGTATATATCCATCATTGATTGATACTTCAGAGCTTCAATTTATCTCACTGCTTCATATTTGACATCTTCATCGCTTTAATGAAAAATCTTACATAGTTGATGACCCCCTACAATAATccaacaagaaacaaaatttgataattagtATAGCCAACAAcaattccagattttttttttttgggtaggtaAATAAAACTCCACTGCAATTATGATGAAAAAGTACCAAGAAAAAGACAAAGCAGGCAATGTGCGAACAACCATAAAAATAGCAAACTAATATATAAGAAAGTATAATTATCTAGCAAATCTGGTAAggaattaaaagtaaaaatatttgaagtatGGTCAGGTCACTCTTTGTGCTTACTGCCTCAGTTCAGATTGCCATATGCAAATGTATGTTAACATGAAGAACAAAATAATAGTTGGGTAAGAAGATTATGCATTTATAGATTTGGAATTTAATTTAGTGAAGTAAATAACgtagaaattttcaatttgcattAAAAGGGTAATATCCATTCTTTTCTCATGTGTTGCTAGTTCTGCTTGAGCTTTACATACCTAGTGCATTTTCATCTCTCTGTACATGATCACAAGACAGCACACaagctacaattttttttgggtgagttCACAAGCATTACATTAAACAAGCACACACATCCATTGCAAAACCATCACATGAACAGAGATTCACATGCATACACCAACATCAGCACAATACACAACACACAGCCATAACAATCCCCAAACCCACATCAGAAAATCCCCACAGAAACAACCAAACCCACGGCCAAAATACCAATCCCAAAAATCCCTTATTTTCAAATCTCCACACTTGGACCCAAATATAAAATCCCATTTTTCAATCTCCAAACccacagacaaaaaaaaaaaaaaaggagggacCTTTGagcagaaaaagagagagaagaaaataagataagaaaaataaagagagatggAGAGGTTGGAGCTCGTGTGGCGGCTTATCAGTGAAGACTGAGGGATGTGAAGAGAGAAACCTGAGAAAAAATTTAGGAAGAAAATTACCTGAGAAAACACAAAATCCTTTCTCCACACGATCTGGAATTGAGGGAGAGACCGAATTCAATGTTTTCAATTTGGGGTAATTTTATTCTTAGGGTTTTTTGGGACTAGCTCTGGGACTGAGGCTAGAAACTAATCTGGGATAGAGTAAGCGAGAGAAGGAGAGGAACAAAATATTATACGTGAGGGGGGCAAGAAAGCTTCCAGCATAAGATGGTTTTGCTAGAAAAAGAAGATTTGGAGGTTTTCTGACGAGGCAAAGGCCGGTTTCGTTGGAACTTGCAATGTTCGGCAGTATTGTGCCACCGGAGACACTGCAGCTGGGAAGTGGCTATCAGGGTTTGGGGCTGAGAGAGAGCAGGGGCTATGGTGGCGTGGGGActgggaagagagagagatttgattttgaaaagagGAAAgtaattggtttttggttttgcagAGAGAGTAAATGGCGggtgtttgaaattttttcaggGCCAATTTAGTCATTCTATTTTAAATAGCTCAATACActatgtgtctttttttttagctaggtgtcaattttttattggtcTTAGAAACACCACATGTGTGCTGAGTTGGAGTTCCTGAAACACTATATACTTTCTCCTTTAAAAGCCATAACAACCCAAACAGTAACACACGATTGCAGGCCACACGCCAGAGCCGCGTATCTAGGACCAAGTACTACAAGTACCGTTGGCAAGAGGGGTGGCATTCTCGACATTTCAACTCACATGTAACACCTCCACCGactacaaaaataataataaaaaaattaaaaaaaaaaaacttcggAGCTCATTACTAAGCAAAAGGAGTCgcatacagagagagagagaggcaccgATTTACTCCCTCGGTGTCTCCGCCTCCGTTTCTTTCTctgaaaaaagtgaaaagatcGTTAGGGTTCCAAGCAAAGAGTAAAAAAACGCTGTCGTTTTGCTCTGGAAATGTCGGCTGTTTCGAATTTCGCGCCGTCCTGTTCCGGCGGAGGGAGATCGGTTAGTTTTTCCTGGACGGAGTCGAAGTTCCGGTCAAATATGGCTTTGATTCCGAGGCCTTTTGAGGTACTAGTTTCTAGAATTACGCAAAATCACTGTGAATTTATATGCTTTGTGAGCCGTTGATTTGTTGAGAAAAATGTGCGTTATAGCTCATAATTCAAGTAATTTTAAGGATCAACAATATCTTTTACTTTGTTAATGATTGTGACCTAGTATAGTTTGAAGTCAAATTGATTGAGACtgtgaatatttttaatttttttgggtttttttttgtgtgtgttacCGAAAAATCATTGAACTTGATGAATGGGCACGGCCTCGTTTGAATGTAGTTTATGCCATAAACTTGCAATGGAATTTACAGCTTTGAATTGacttatttttattctattgtATTTATGATCTAAATTATGTCGAATTTAGACGTATAAAAAGGTTTAAGTCTTGGAAGTCCTATGAGAAATATGAGCTATAACTATGAATCCTTAAATAATGTACCCGAAATGAAGGTAATATATGACTTGAAAGTGTGGTAGTTCCGGAGTATTGTGAGAATGAGGCAAATGTTTGTTTATTCTTGTTCATTATGTTTAGAACTGCTATGAGTTAATGACAGATGTAAAGAACTTGCAAACACTAAGATATGCTTAGCCCGTCAAGGGTGAAAAGCCCCTGGATTACCCAATAATTGGTTATGGCGGGTGGGGTTTGTTGCCTATTTAGGATTGTTGTACAGTGTGCTTTGTGACGTGCAACTAATCTAAGTGAAGTTTCCCTACGTCATAAAAGGAACACTAAAatataaagtttcaatttttagcaatatGTAAGAATGATACAATTATGCTAGACTAGTTCCAATGTGGCCATTGGTAATGTAACTGtgtaattaatagtagtatttttttACTCTTGGATGACTGACTGACTTATTACTTAACACTTTGTTATTGTAGAATGACAAGTTCCTTGTCTCTCGTTTAGCTCTTCGTCAATCCAGCAGGGCAACTAAAGATTTAACTGTACCTATGGCAATAGTAGATGAGAGGCTTGCTCGTAGGGGAAATGTGGGGAAGACTTCTGAAATCTTGGTAACTGAACTAACTTTTGGACTTGCAACATTAGTTTACAATGATTTTATAAGGTGCAAGTCATGCAGAAGCTTGATGCTTACTGATAATGTTGTTGCGTAATGTACAGTCAATAATTTTAAGATTATTGTTTGTGTTATTTCAACTCATTTGGCATTGCAATGATTTTCTTTGCAGGCTTATGATCTTATTCAAGGAGCACTTGTAAGTCTTTGCGTATTCTTCAATCTTCATTAGTTGTCTTTATTGAGCCATTGCTTCAACTCATTAAAAAAgagggggtggggggtggggggtgggggaCAAAAGCTGTTGATTCTATCATGTTTGTTTCAGTTGTTGTACATTAGCACCTACAATTACCATATTGCTCTGATTAGTTCCAAACTTATGATACTTCCTTTGTGGTTGGTTGCCTCAATATGGTCAGCTGGTACAATTTTAAACAACTATATTTTTCTtaacgtattttttttttcctttttcttttttctattttatatggGTTATGTTTTTCTTAATATATCATTGTGAGGGACCTTAAACTAATAAATAGTTGCTTTGAGAATTTTTAACATGGATCTGTAATTATGTTATTCCTCAATAGGTTACATTGTTTCAATCTTGTGTTCACATACAACACTATCGTTTCATTGATGGTGCATTTGATGTGTTTCATTAAAATGCATTAATCAACCACAATCAATTATGGTGTTGCTGTGTTTTCTTTGTGCTATTTTTGGTAATCTTTTCTTGGAATGGTTGATTAACTGGAAATATTATGGACAATAATTAGGTTTAGACAAGTATCTGCATGTAAATAATTTCTTAGTTAGAAACTGAGACTTTTCAAATGGTCCCTGATCAGAAAGATCCAAGTTTTGCATTTATAAGAAGTGAGAAAAGCTTTTAAGTGTGTTTCTTATGCTTCCAGAAAATATCATGTATTTGATAAATCTTCTCaggtatttttcaaaaattgtaattttgtattatGATGTTATTGGATTGCAGGTAAGATGGAGTTCTATAATGGACAGGTCATTTCCTGACCCACCAACAGCTGTTTTTCTACATGGCATTCTAGGTAGCAGGAAGAACTGGGGTGGGTACTTTGTACTTTACATTTGCTATGGATAATTTCATTGGTCCAACTAAATTTGTTCCCAAGCAGAGAGGAACAaaagtaaatatttttcatttgacaTCTTGATTGGTGGCCAACAACTTGATATGATATTTGGCAACTGTTTGTTAGGTTTTTGTAGAAATTAATGAGTTGCATAATGGCTAATATTGCAGGTACCTTTGCACGGAGATTGGCCAAGGAATTTCCAACATGGCAGGTGCGTTTCTGAAATTGTGCTTGGTTGACATTAATAGAGTACCTTTTACATTTTACAAAAATGGATAGGTTCCCTTCCACAAAATCTTTTTGTTGAAGTTGCTACTTGTGCATTGTAGAATGTCGACCACCAGTTGTGTTCTGTTCCAATGCCACttttttgtaaagttgtgaaTGCATCATAGTTTTTACCCATCTAAGCGCCTATTTTTCCTGTTATGGCCCCTTTGTCATGGTTCTACTAGAACAACTTGGGACTTTCTGATTTCAAGtcaatcttatttttttctcatgtttCTTTGGACAGTTTCTTTTAGTAGACTTGCGTTGCCACGGTGATTCAGCATCGATAAAGAAGAGGGGTCCCCATACTGTTGCTTCCACTGCTCTTGATGTCTTAAAGCTAGTAAGTATATTCTGAGTTTTGGCTATGTTTGTTATGAAAGACACTTTCTTCCATATTTTAAATCAGCTAAAACAGAGTCTGATATGTCCTCACTTTTGGCATTGCTGATGCACTAATTACTACAATTCAGGCAGTTGGGCGTATCAGTTTTTCTTTTGGGTGCTATAGCTTTGCATTCAACATAGTCGATAGCTTAATcttcccctcccccccccccccccccggccattttaattgttttaagtTTCCACAAGCCAAGTTCAATTGCTAATATACATGTGCGGGAACTAGCATGATTTTCTGGATTATGTATGCATCTCATCTTTCCATATTTTCTACCAGgacatgtattctttttttatcctcTATAAAATGTAGAGAAGCAACTTATTAGGTTAGgtatttaaacttttctttttgatttttattcttCATCTTTTGGCTAGGTTGGACAGCTAAGAATGACACCTCGAGTTTTAGTTGGCCATAGTTTTGGAGGGAAAGGTACTATAATTATATTAACGTGGAATATACCTTAATTTGAGAGAAATATACATGGTAGTGTAATTACAAATATTTCAGATGATGGTGCTTAGTATGCTCTCTAATTTTTTATGCAGTTGCATTGAGCATGGTAGAGCAAGCTGCAAAACCTCTTGCACGACCAGTCAAAGTAAGCTTTCTGTTCACGACCAGTCAAAGTAACCTCTTGCTAAACTTTTGTGGACCTTGACTGCCAAAGTAATGATATGCTTgtgcttttttctctttttggttttCTAGTTTACATCATCTTCCTTTTCcgtttacaatttatttatataggtTTGGTCTCTAGATGCTACTCCTGGAAAGCTTCGATCTGGTGGAGACGGAGAGGATCATCCGGAAGAACTAATAGCATTTTTAAGTACATTGCCAAAGGAGGTCAGTATTCAGTCAATTGTtcaaaattctctttttgaTGCATCATGTATCCTTCCTTGAGACAGGGACCATGCAATTTTATCATTGCTTTTATTATGTTTGACTTGAAGAAGTAAATCAACAGGGTAAGTATTCATTGGAAAAGTAAAAGAGGTTAGCAACATCTCTTTATATCTTGCTACACGCAACTTGAGCCATTTTACAACATCATGGCACcaaacaaataatatttcttGCATTTGTtatctgtatatatatatcgtaAATTCATTGTGCTTTCATTATCAATAAAACggttattacctatcaaaaaaaaggaaagttaCCCTACTAACTACTAACCTTCACATGAAGTTaccaaagtaaaaaatttagagtttgGCTAGCCATATTATCCTCAAACATATTCTGTTGTTGCCAAGAACAAAAGTCTGGCATTTTATGCTTACTATACAGATTACTTTAAGGAGAGTACCTCCGTTTCCTTTCCTTTTGTaagaatgatattaattatGCTATGGTTTTCCTTTAACGAAGGTCTCCTCAAAGCGGGATGTTGTAAATGCTCTCATTCAACAAGGATTTTCGAAAGATGTGGCACAGGTATGTATGAAACATCAATTCTGGTCTTAGAACTCGTATCTGAAGGAAATTAATTTGAAGCTGGACAATTGAACCCTTGTTCATAGCTAAAATCTCGTTCCGTATAATGGTTGACAGTTTTGGTTAATGCTTAATTAAAGTCTTGTGATCTTGCAATTCTGTCCATTTCTATCCTGTATAAAGAAAATTTGTAATTCCAATGTTTAAGGTGTATTTAGTGTTTAGTGTACCAGATATTTATTTCATTCTGAATTTAAGAGTTGTAGAAACATATTACAAAG
This genomic interval carries:
- the LOC142618215 gene encoding uncharacterized protein LOC142618215, which gives rise to MSAVSNFAPSCSGGGRSVSFSWTESKFRSNMALIPRPFENDKFLVSRLALRQSSRATKDLTVPMAIVDERLARRGNVGKTSEILAYDLIQGALVRWSSIMDRSFPDPPTAVFLHGILGSRKNWGTFARRLAKEFPTWQFLLVDLRCHGDSASIKKRGPHTVASTALDVLKLVGQLRMTPRVLVGHSFGGKVALSMVEQAAKPLARPVKVWSLDATPGKLRSGGDGEDHPEELIAFLSTLPKEVSSKRDVVNALIQQGFSKDVAQWVVTNLRTNGSPGSSSSSFSWVFDLKGIAEMYQSYEETNLWKIVEDVPQGVHVNFLKAERSLHRWALEDLQRIHAAEEIAAEEGAGVEMHVLEDAGHWVQADNPDGLFRILSSSFKGIKK